A stretch of the Aegilops tauschii subsp. strangulata cultivar AL8/78 chromosome 4, Aet v6.0, whole genome shotgun sequence genome encodes the following:
- the LOC109748657 gene encoding uncharacterized protein, with amino-acid sequence MDDVCDECGDVGYSHLLLRCINCNNAARHRYCLDVINFDSAVEWSCSDCIPRHIEAIKSQGDANCQRQLRNTQLDCSVVNEPNVEQEKVTKARGLRRNRPCREREASIEHVPGGDTSNRGRCVEETLDSCEISVRDIPNLINCKKEGEDINGHLICTPESLDGSSNLALDHASSIEPNNLQKAIGGSKLASDSMDCPDLPNARSGCFASLKYVEGFVPPGRKGDIFSLMNEVEGSRPVIVDKSCSTSASMEQADGLLVKIEKSEPLKLVKGLEETVVASKFAPNHSKPMQGSDLETGRVDVLNPLEQRLDSWAMPLMQSGPSNELEDAAIQENGAERTMCLVEMETVASELENHKGSNPKMANESLSCGEGNSDEANRRSDELLSSTKYNKMRRRMCVARKIVNSCKVNGITDPEPAHGNRDAINLQCNAGKTSSLAVKKVPLQLILQEEGINNELLQEEGISNELLQEEGISNELLPSKFVGPCESTKINPRKRKQSENYAPDGTKYQKACIISGNENANVARSKSGRPARTCQNTPRKDNGSNDKVIGHSKMGKDKKIVKSWLANNGIRYSRKRGMVTGVLQPYSLRRRSVDRSRPSRKRGMVTSVLQPYSLRRRSVDRSRPSQESGVVTSVLQPYSLRRRSVDRSRPSQESGVVTSVLQPYSLRRRSVDRSRPSQERGMVTSVLQPYSLRRRSVDRPRPSENMDLALMESSCALNNPSSSCAAQASGFSSKSKELRERDEPKKRRKLILTYDEEEDAEALQAEDLNSRSCDDDEHVMKQRKCMENAAENQRRSVVEGKEALGSGNLNQYSKNHKQVKKQRSIEAEEDENASVRNPNAGCSRMPVISECIGGQPLDIPYWTGIMKINNNYIPLAAHLSTKAGKKVQELSRSLPPIMKVAKLSTSKSCPHFEASIPTADSIGLYFFSGDIRPNKELDELVKHLADSGSVLEAVVGLRKLILFPSGVLPVEHQTFQGKPYLWGMFKPRKDKIRRLPPVEQDCTAHVSKEEHAQEQHALDQEDKAQSDTLDPVVHPENQPLLDANQLGKEALSGNVLPPVDVGALVSANIGPADHGQPCSNPEAPPLKLCGFVVSRTPRSAQLIQEMQKEGALLFAVQKVMTEPGSVI; translated from the exons atattgtttgGATGTGATAAACTTCGATTCAGCAGTGGAGTGGTCATGTAGTGATTGTATCCCAAGACACATTGAAGCCATTAAGTCGCAAGGAGACGCAAATTGTCAAAGGCAACTAAGGAACACCCAGTTGGATTGCTCTGTAGTCAATGAACCAAATGTGGAGCAAGAGAAGGTAACGAAGGCACGAGGACTTCGTAGAAATAGACCATGCCGAGAAAGAGAAGCTAGTATTGAACATGTCCCGGGTGGAGACACATCGAATCGGGGACGATGTGTTGAAGAGACATTAGATTCTTGTGAAATCTCTGTCCGGGATATACCCAACCTCATTAATTGTAAGAAGGAAGGGGAGGATATAAATGGACACTTAATTTGCACACCGGAGAGTTTAGATGGTTCAAGTAATTTGGCTTTGGATCATGCTTCAAGTATTGAACCCAACAATTTGCAAAAGGCAATTGGTGGTTCTAAACTTGCTTCAGATTCTATGGACTGTCCTGATCTCCCAAATGCAAGGAGTGGCTGCTTTGCTTCATTGAAGTATGTAGAGGGTTTTGTTCCACCAGGAAGAAAGGGCGATATTTTTTCTCTAATGAATGAGGTCGAGGGATCCCGTCCAGTGATTGTGGATAAGTCTTGTTCTACATCGGCAAGTATGGAGCAAGCAGATGGTTTATTGGTAAAGATAGAGAAATCTGAACCTTTGAAGTTGGTTAAAGGATTGGAGGAGACTGTTGTAGCATCAAAGTTTGCACCAAATCATTCAAAGCCGATGCAAGGATCAGATCTGGAGACAGGGAGAGTGGATGTCTTGAATCCTCTAGAGCAGCGTTTGGACTCTTGGGCAATGCCGCTGATGCAATCAGGTCCCTCAAATGAACTAGAAGATGCGGCTATTCAGGAAAACGGTGCTGAAAGAACAATGTGCTTGGTGGAGATGGAAACCGTTGCCTCTGAATTGGAGAACCACAAAGGATCAAATCCCAAAATGGCAAATGAAAGCTTGAGTTGTGGTGAAGGTAACTCAGATGAAGCAAATAGAAGATCAGATGAGCTTTTATCAAGCACCAAATACAATAAGATGCGAAGGCGAATGTGTGTCGCTAGAAAGATAGTTAACTCTTGCAAGGTAAATGGAATTACAGATCCTGAGCCAGCACATGGTAACCGAGATGCAATAAACCTCCAATGTAATGCAGGAAAGACATCTTCTCTTGCCGTCAAAAAGGTGCCTCTTCAGCTGATATTGCAAGAGGAAGGCATTAACAATGAGTTATTGCAAGAGGAAGGCATTAGCAATGAGTTATTGCAAGAGGAAGGCATTAGCAATGAGTTATTGCCTTCCAAGTTTGTTGGTCCATGTGAGTCAACAAAAATCAACCCTAGAAAGCGTAAGCAATCAGAAAATTACGCTCCTGATGGAACAAAATATCAGAAAGCCTGTATTATAAGTGGGAATGAAAATGCCAATGTTGCACGGTCAAAAAGTGGTAGACCAGCACGAACTTGCCAGAACACGCCCAGGAAAGACAATGGTAGCAATGATAAAGTTATTGGGCACTCAAAGATGGGAAAAGATAAGAAAATTGTTAAGTCATGGCTGGCTAACAATGGTATCCGATATTCACGGAAGAGAGGTATGGTTACAGGTGTCTTGCAGCCCTACTCTCTTCGTAGACGTTCTGTGGACAGATCAAGACCTTCACGGAAGAGAGGTATGGTTACCAGTGTCTTGCAGCCCTACTCTCTGCGTAGACGTTCTGTGGACAGATCAAGACCTTCACAGGAGAGCGGTGTTGTTACCAGTGTCTTGCAGCCCTACTCTCTGCGCAGACGTTCTGTGGACAGATCAAGACCTTCACAGGAGAGCGGTGTTGTTACCAGTGTCTTGCAGCCCTACTCTCTGCGTAGGCGTTCTGTGGACAGATCAAGACCTTCACAGGAGAGAGGTATGGTTACCAGCGTCTTGCAGCCCTACTCTCTGCGCAGACGTTCTGTGGACAGACCAAGACCTTCAGAAAACATGGATCTGGCGCTGATGGAAAGCAGCTGCGCATTGAATAATCCAAGCAGCAGTTGTGCAGCGCAAGCATCAGGTTTCTCTTCAAAATCGAAAGAATTACGCGAGCGCGATGAGCCAAAGAAACGAAGAAAACTCATTTTAACTTATGACGAAGAGGAAGATGCCGAGGCCTTACAGGCAGAAGATCTGAATTCCCGGTCTTGTGATGATGATGAACATGTGATGAAGCAAAGAAAATGCATGGAAAATGCTGCAGAGAACCAGAGAAGATCTGTAGTAGAAGGTAAAGAAGCTTTGGGGTCGGGAAATTTGAATCAATATTCGAAGAATCATAAGCAGGTGAAGAAGCAGAGAAGCATAGAGGCAGAGGAAGATGAAAATGCATCTGTAAGAAATCCGAATGCTGGATGTTCAAGGATGCCAGTCATTTCAGAATGTATTGGCGGGCAACCCCTTGATATACCTTATTGGAC TGGAATCATGAAGATCAACAATAACTATATTCCATTGGCTGCACACCTGTCAACCAAAGCAGGCAAGAAGGTGCAGGAACTGTCAAGATCACTGCCACCAATAATGAAAGTGGCCAAGCTTTCTACATCAAAATCATGTCCGCACTTTGAGGCATCGATACCTACAGCTGACAGCATTGGCTTGTATTTCTTTTCGGGTGATATTAG GCCAAATAAAGAGCTGGATGAGCTGGTGAAGCATCTCGCTGATAGTGGAAGTGTTCTAGAAGCTGTTGTTGGTTTGAGGAAGCTGATTCTCTTCCCTTCTGGTGTACTACCAGTGGAACATCAGA CGTTCCAAGGGAAACCCTATCTATGGGGAATGTTCAAGCCCAGAAAAGATAAGATCAGAAGATTACCTCCAGTGGAACAAGATTGTACTGCACATGTTTCAAAGGAAGAACATGCCCAAGAACAGCATGCCTTGGACCAGGAAGACAAGGCGCAAAGCGACACCCTGGACCCGGTCGTGCATCCCGAGAATCAACCCTTACTGGATGCAAACCAACTAGGAAAGGAAGCGTTGTCTGGCAATGTCCTGCCCCCTGTTGACGTGGGAGCTCTAGTTTCTGCAAATATCGGCCCAGCTGATCATGGACAGCCCTGCTCAAATCCAGAAGCCCCGCCACTTAAACTCTGTGGTTTTGTTGTCTCACGGACACCAAGATCTGCGCAACTCATCCAGGAGATGCAGAAGGAAGGTGCATTACTGTTCGCTGTGCAGAAGGTGATGACAGAACCTGGCTCAGTGATATAG